One window of Acidobacteriota bacterium genomic DNA carries:
- a CDS encoding carbamate kinase, whose protein sequence is MASPAQRPRPRRTAVLAFGGNALVRHDEDGSQRRQISHAESLARLLVRIVKRGWDLVLVHGNGPQVGNLLIQIEEAITKVPPSSVDVCVAQTEGSIGYLLERTLRNELARAGLHREVVCLLTQVVVDQKDPANRHPSKPVGPFYTPYRASFLIKTKKWRMVEDAGRGYRKVVPSPRPLKVLGMKVIRAALADGDVVIAGGGGGVPVVEDASGKLRGIEAVIDKDFTAALIATELAADLLVILTDVDAVRLNYGKKNETVIPGMTIREAGRWLRYGQFPPGSMGPKIEAAIEFVSATRNPVVITSLPRSLRALSRKAGTWITAPPLKKS, encoded by the coding sequence ATGGCTTCGCCCGCGCAGCGGCCGCGGCCCCGCAGGACCGCCGTCCTCGCGTTCGGCGGGAACGCGCTCGTCCGCCACGACGAGGACGGCTCCCAGCGCCGCCAGATCTCGCACGCCGAATCCCTCGCGCGCCTCCTCGTCCGCATCGTCAAGCGCGGATGGGATCTCGTCCTGGTCCACGGCAACGGCCCCCAGGTCGGGAACCTCCTGATCCAGATCGAGGAGGCGATCACCAAGGTGCCCCCCTCCTCCGTCGACGTCTGCGTCGCGCAGACCGAAGGGAGTATCGGCTACCTGCTGGAGCGAACGCTCCGCAACGAGCTCGCCCGCGCCGGGCTGCACCGCGAGGTGGTCTGCCTCCTCACGCAGGTCGTGGTCGATCAGAAGGATCCCGCGAACCGCCATCCGAGCAAGCCGGTGGGTCCCTTCTACACGCCGTACCGGGCCTCGTTTCTCATCAAGACGAAGAAGTGGCGGATGGTGGAGGACGCGGGAAGGGGTTACCGCAAGGTGGTTCCCTCCCCGCGGCCGCTCAAGGTTCTCGGCATGAAGGTGATCCGCGCGGCGCTGGCCGACGGCGACGTCGTGATCGCGGGGGGAGGCGGGGGAGTGCCCGTCGTGGAGGACGCGTCGGGGAAGCTCCGGGGGATCGAGGCGGTGATCGACAAGGACTTCACCGCGGCGCTGATCGCGACCGAGCTCGCCGCCGATCTCCTCGTGATCCTCACCGACGTGGACGCCGTGAGGCTGAACTACGGGAAGAAGAACGAGACCGTGATCCCGGGGATGACGATCCGCGAGGCGGGGCGCTGGCTCCGCTACGGCCAGTTCCCGCCCGGGAGCATGGGCCCGAAGATCGAGGCGGCGATCGAGTTCGTGTCGGCGACGCGGAATCCCGTCGTCATCACGTCGCTGCCGCGATCGCTCCGGGCGCTGTCGAGGAAGGCGGGGACGTGGATCACCGCGCCGCCACTGAAGAAGAGCTGA
- the argF gene encoding ornithine carbamoyltransferase, whose protein sequence is MILKGGDLLSDRDLTAEDVTELLDLGVAIKKNPKKYGAALAGKTLAMLFQKPSLRTRVTFETGMTQLGGHAIYISPGDAGLGTRESVPDVARNLDRWVDGIMARVFAQKIVEDLARYARVPVINGLSDDFHPVQALADFQTIREHFGDLTKIKLAWVGDGNNVCNSLLLAASRTGSRMSVATPPGFDPNPQIVAEAVAYSRKTGASFELGHDVMELVKGAHVVYTDVWASMGQESQAEEKARAFRPYQINDAVMKAAGSQAKFMHCLPAHRGEEVTDSVADSAASIIFDQAENRLHAQKAVMVALMSAAAPSRARVAGSSARSSARRTAPRSRKSAPRRGRR, encoded by the coding sequence ATGATCCTGAAGGGGGGCGACCTGCTCAGCGATCGCGATCTGACGGCCGAGGACGTGACGGAGCTCCTCGACCTGGGCGTCGCGATCAAGAAGAACCCGAAGAAGTACGGCGCCGCGCTCGCGGGGAAGACGCTCGCGATGCTCTTCCAGAAGCCGAGCCTGAGGACGCGCGTGACCTTCGAGACGGGGATGACCCAGCTCGGCGGCCACGCGATCTACATCTCCCCCGGCGACGCGGGATTGGGCACGCGCGAGTCGGTCCCCGACGTCGCGCGCAACCTCGACCGGTGGGTGGACGGGATCATGGCCCGCGTCTTCGCTCAGAAGATCGTCGAGGACCTCGCGCGCTACGCGCGCGTCCCCGTCATCAACGGACTCAGTGACGACTTCCACCCGGTGCAGGCCCTCGCGGACTTCCAGACGATCCGCGAGCACTTCGGCGATCTCACGAAGATCAAGCTGGCGTGGGTCGGCGACGGCAACAACGTCTGCAACTCCCTCCTCCTCGCCGCGTCGCGGACCGGGTCGAGGATGTCGGTCGCGACCCCTCCGGGGTTCGATCCCAATCCACAGATCGTCGCGGAGGCGGTGGCCTACAGCCGGAAGACCGGCGCGTCGTTCGAGCTCGGCCACGACGTGATGGAGCTGGTGAAGGGGGCCCACGTCGTCTACACCGACGTGTGGGCCAGCATGGGGCAGGAGTCGCAGGCCGAGGAGAAGGCGCGGGCCTTCAGGCCCTACCAGATCAACGACGCCGTGATGAAGGCGGCGGGGTCGCAGGCGAAGTTCATGCACTGCCTCCCCGCGCACCGCGGCGAGGAGGTCACCGACTCGGTCGCCGACTCCGCGGCGAGCATCATCTTCGACCAGGCCGAGAACCGATTGCACGCGCAGAAGGCGGTGATGGTGGCCCTGATGAGCGCGGCCGCGCCGTCGCGGGCGCGCGTGGCGGGATCTTCCGCTAGATCTTCCGCGCGACGTACAGCGCCGCGATCCCGAAAGTCAGCTCCTCGACGCGGACGGAGGTGA